The sequence GCTAGCTGTGCTGCAAGCTGTGCACGCATGGAATCCAAAGCAAGATAGCACAGATTACAGATAAGATCATAATAGAGCGGTGCTTGCAACGTATTGTGGGCCGGGCACGCATCAATTCATTTATTATCCAAAGTTTTCAATTATCTCTGCAGATATCTGTCCagtaaaattaataataaaCATGCATATATTCATGTGTTGTGCCTATTGGCCATGTGCTACATATGAGAAACTGCAGTCTCTGATCGATCCCTATGGCTGTAATATGCCATACATtcttgtctatatatatatatactgtccTATATATGTGCCCTTCTTTTTTCTTGAGAAAATGTTGGtttaattaccttttttttaataatccaTAAATCTGTTAGAATATACTCTCGCCGttaataaatatttgacaccgttaactttttaagcacatgtttgatcgtttgtcttatttaaaaacttttgtgaaatatataaaactatatgtatacatataagtatatttgacaatgaatcaaatgatagtaaaataattacttgaattttttgaataaaatgaactgtcaaacatattttaaaaaaaaatcaacggcgtcaaatatttggAAACATAGGGAGTATGTTATATTCTCATACATTTGTGTGGTCACCTCTATTTCTCATGCGACAATAATTAAGAGAGATGATTTGGGAGCACGAAGCCGAGACCCGAGGGATAAATGGGTGAACAGTTAATAAGTGTGAGAAAGATCTTGAGATGCACAACTCTGCACATTGATATATGCCTATGCTATATGCACGATCAATATATTTTGTTAAGCGTACTATATATCAGTGTTCACGTTTCACACCATTCGTTTATGTCCTCGCTGATTGGTAAATTGTCGGCAAATTCAGAACTTTCAAACTCTAGGTCTACCGATGATAGTGTCTTCCCACCTCTGCGCTTACGTCCCTATTCCATTAATTGGTTAGTTCTAAATTTCTTGTATTTGGTTATTATTGAAAGTTGTAGTAATAATATATTAATGACGGATATATAGAAAAGAGACTAAATTGTCCAATATGGTCGAGTTAGGTCAATAAATTGTGGTGAGGAGATCGAAACACTACAGCGACGAGCTTTTGCAATGCAAAAAGTCTAAGGGAGGGAAAGAATATGAGGTTTCCCATCCTTAAATAGCATATATACCTCTTAAAAGGAGGTACCACaattaatattataaattattagttataGGTTGGATTAtgtctatatatgttgttgaatttttcttcatttttaatGAGGTGTAGAAAGTTCTATTAGCTAGGAGGTATATATACTTCACATTATAAGTGTATACCACATCACTGACATTacgatgtatatatatacctctctaCACCACTTTACAAATAGAGAAATATCGTCGTTGCCAATCTTAATAATCCTATCTAGCTCCCTCTGTTATAAAATATAACTACTCAAATTTAACTATATTCTCTTCACAATATATCAGAAATTTTCGCTATTCAAATTTCCTGTCTACCTCCTCTTATAGAACAATCACAATACCTTATTTAGTTTCATCATTTCTTTTAATACAtgtgtctaactctaaaacttctcgGAACAACTAAATAACAAAGTTAACAGAAAATAGTGGAAAGGTATATACCTCGATCTTCATGTCGAGAACCTCAAAGAATATGCCACGTGGATATGTAGAGAGGTTAGGAGTGCAGTTCAAACTCGTGTTAGGAAATTAGATGGTAGAAAAGCCCAGGAGTTTCCATGAATTTTTAGGTGGATCAAATGTCGCTAGAGGCAGAAGAAGGCATCCTGGCCATTGGATGCGCACCCAACAAGAGAAGGCATAAATCTCAGCCGTacgtctttaaaaaaaatgcgcCACAAATTAATAATGTCAGTCACGGCCACGAATAATCCAGCACGACATCTCATAATTAACGTGCGCGTCATCAATAGCATTAATCACGCACGGTTACACGCTTAATTGCTCTACTACCAAATTGACCCAAACCGTACTCCTACGTACAAATGTACGGTTTCATACAGTGAGTATACGTAGACGAGACCCCTtgcgaaaaaaaaagtatacgtAGACGCGATCTCCGTATATTTGTCCGTACATCGGTACATGTACGGACACATGCCACCTTCGCGCGCCACCTACCTtcgcgcgcctccgcctcccatCTCTCCcgcctttttcttcttcttcttcttctacctctcGCGCGCTAACTCACGGCAACGCGGGAGCTAGCGGCGCCATGGAGGCCGGCCAGGATGACGCGGCGGACAGGCTCACCTACGAGATCTTCTCCATCCTCGAGAGCAAGTTCCTCTTCggctatggcggcggcggcggcggcgagacgaaGAGCTTGCAGTGCGCGCCGCCGGTGTCGAGAGGGAACAGGGTGTGCGTGCTctccgtcgacggcggcgcgcgcccggAGGACgggctcctcgccgcggcggcgttggTGCGGCTCGAGGCCGCGGTGCAGCGGCGCGCCGGCAGCAAGGCCGCGCGGCTCGCGGATTTCTTCGATGTCGCCGCTGGCTCCGGCGCCGGGGGCGTCCTCGCCGCCATGCTGTTCGCGCGCGGCCCGTGTGGGCGGCCGATGTACTCCGCTGATGACGCGCTCGGCTTCCTactccgccgcgtccgccgccgcgggtggtcgtcccgcgccggcggcctgctccgccgccccgccggcgcCTTCCACAAGGTTGGCGTTCGCGTGCTCGTCTACTTTTTGTACTACTCGGTATGCGTCTAAGCTCGCGCCATGGCTGGTGAACCAGGTGTTCGGCGAGCTGACGCTGCGGGACACGGTGCGCCCGGTGCTCGTCCCGTGCTACGACCTCGCGACGCGGGCGCCGTTCCTCTTctcccgcgccgacgccgcgcagTCGCCGGCGTACGACTTCCGCCTCCGCGACGCCTGCGCCGCGACGTGCGCCCCCtcggacggcgccgccgccgtggaggccTCCTCGGTGGACGGCGTCACCCGGATCACGGCGGTCGGCAGCGGCGTCGCGCTGGGGAACCCGACGGCCGCGGCGATCACCCACGTTCTCAACAACCGGCGCGAGTTCCCTGCCGCGGCCGGCGTCGACAACCTGCTCGTCATCTCCATCGGCaccggcgaggccgccggcagcagcagccgccaccGCGCGAGGACGCCGGTGATCGCGCGGATCGCCGCCGAGGGCGCGTCGGACATGGTACGTGCCCCCCGATCAATACACCACACGACACGGACGCCACTGTTCACTCTTGTTTTACACGCACACGTAGAGTTGAAGCAAACAGAGTACGCCGCATAATTAATTTGCTAGTACAATTTTTGTACGCATGCATCTCGTCTCGTCTTGCTCGGAGTACTCGACATGAGACTGAGATCTGATCTggcatgcaaatgcaaatgcaaatgctgaaatccatccaatccaatccgATCCCATTAGGTAGATCAAGCTGTCGCCATGGCGTTCGGACAACACAGGACAAGCAATTACGTCCGCATCCAGGTAAAAGGCTACAGTCAAAACCTCTGAGATTTTTGCAGTACAATCGATCagaatttgatttgatttgggtGGATGGATTGAAATTGTTCGTGCAGGGTAtgggggtggcgcggcggcgcggcggcggcgtggcgtgcggcggcgagacggcggaGAAGGCGGTGTGGGTGGCGGAGGCGATGCTGCAGCAGAGGAACGTGGAGGCGGTGATGTTCCAGGGGAGGAGGCTCGCCGGCGAGACCAACGCCGAGAAGGTGGAGCGGTTCGCGCGTGAGCTGATCAAGGAGCACGGCCGGAGGAAGCAGCATgttccgccggcggcgagcggcggcggcggcggcagcggactggactgccatgtgagCAAGAAACAGCCGTAAGTCAGCCACGGCGAGCGGTGTCGCGGTGGCTGACCGGCCGACCGCCGGGCGTATTGCGGTGTTGTTCGTGCACCTCCGGCGATGGACATCGATCATACTATCATACAATCGTACTGCATCAtgttaattaaataataatcTCGACCGATCATTTAATTTTCACCTTGTTCTGCTTGCTcctgtaattaattaaatgcgTGGCAGTGGATCACGTCTTGGGCTG is a genomic window of Oryza glaberrima chromosome 7, OglaRS2, whole genome shotgun sequence containing:
- the LOC127779952 gene encoding patatin-like protein 3, translated to MEAGQDDAADRLTYEIFSILESKFLFGYGGGGGGETKSLQCAPPVSRGNRVCVLSVDGGARPEDGLLAAAALVRLEAAVQRRAGSKAARLADFFDVAAGSGAGGVLAAMLFARGPCGRPMYSADDALGFLLRRVRRRGWSSRAGGLLRRPAGAFHKVFGELTLRDTVRPVLVPCYDLATRAPFLFSRADAAQSPAYDFRLRDACAATCAPSDGAAAVEASSVDGVTRITAVGSGVALGNPTAAAITHVLNNRREFPAAAGVDNLLVISIGTGEAAGSSSRHRARTPVIARIAAEGASDMVDQAVAMAFGQHRTSNYVRIQGMGVARRRGGGVACGGETAEKAVWVAEAMLQQRNVEAVMFQGRRLAGETNAEKVERFARELIKEHGRRKQHVPPAASGGGGGSGLDCHVSKKQP